One stretch of Natronobacterium gregoryi SP2 DNA includes these proteins:
- a CDS encoding carboxypeptidase M32, with protein MTPADESHDTEGTPEPYQHLLERAEKLTNLEMASMALGWDQRVMMPEGGTPARAGQLSTISGVSHDLLVDDEVGEWLAELESVDLTDEQAAVVRELRREHERSTEVSSELVERLTAHQAEAQQVWQEAKAEDDFAQFAPALEQLRDLHRERAAAIDPDANPYRVLYEDSQPYLPLETVESIFDDLRDGLVPLIEAIEENGRELPSVFRDPEYTYDEDDQMALSEAVVDLLGYPEEHGRLDTAPHPFMSGNQFDARITTRFNESDPIDALTATIHEFGHASYQLGLPKDEYGNPLGQSRSSGVHESQSRFWENHVGRTKPFWELFLPRMKAQFPHLEDVTVDEAYAAVNRIYPENLIRVEADELTYHLHIILRCEIDRAFVEGDLAVSEIPAVWNDKMEEYLGVRPETDAEGCLQDTHWSASFAAFQGYTVGSVLAAQLDATIRDDLDVDGLVREGEFEPIWEWLTDHVHRYGQRYPTEELIEVATGEPLTADYFLEYVEEKYGELYDL; from the coding sequence ATGACACCTGCCGACGAATCTCACGACACGGAAGGCACACCGGAGCCGTATCAACACCTCCTCGAGCGTGCCGAGAAGTTGACGAACCTCGAGATGGCGTCGATGGCGCTGGGGTGGGACCAGCGCGTGATGATGCCCGAAGGTGGGACGCCGGCCCGGGCGGGGCAGCTCTCGACGATTTCGGGCGTGAGCCACGACCTGCTGGTCGACGACGAGGTAGGGGAGTGGCTTGCGGAACTCGAGTCTGTCGACCTGACCGACGAGCAAGCGGCCGTCGTCCGCGAACTCCGCCGGGAACACGAGCGGTCCACTGAGGTCTCTTCCGAACTCGTCGAACGCCTCACCGCTCACCAGGCCGAAGCCCAGCAGGTCTGGCAGGAGGCCAAAGCCGAGGACGACTTCGCGCAGTTCGCGCCCGCTCTCGAGCAGTTACGGGACCTCCACCGCGAGCGAGCGGCGGCGATCGACCCCGACGCGAATCCCTACCGGGTGCTCTACGAGGACAGTCAACCGTACCTGCCCCTCGAGACCGTCGAGAGCATCTTCGACGACCTCCGCGACGGGCTGGTTCCGTTGATCGAGGCGATCGAGGAGAACGGCCGGGAGCTCCCGTCGGTGTTTCGCGATCCGGAGTACACGTACGACGAGGACGACCAGATGGCTCTCTCGGAGGCAGTCGTCGACCTGCTCGGCTACCCCGAGGAACACGGCCGGCTCGATACCGCGCCGCATCCGTTCATGTCGGGCAACCAGTTCGACGCCCGGATCACCACCCGGTTCAACGAGTCCGATCCGATCGATGCGCTGACGGCGACGATCCACGAGTTCGGTCACGCGAGCTACCAACTCGGGCTGCCGAAAGACGAGTACGGCAACCCGCTTGGCCAGTCTCGGTCCTCGGGCGTCCACGAATCCCAGTCGCGGTTCTGGGAGAACCACGTCGGCCGCACGAAGCCGTTCTGGGAGCTGTTCCTCCCGCGGATGAAAGCACAGTTCCCCCACCTCGAGGACGTGACCGTCGACGAGGCGTACGCGGCAGTCAACAGGATCTACCCCGAGAACCTGATCCGCGTCGAAGCGGACGAACTCACCTACCACCTGCACATCATCCTCCGGTGTGAGATCGACCGAGCGTTCGTCGAGGGCGACCTCGCGGTCTCGGAGATTCCGGCAGTCTGGAACGACAAGATGGAGGAGTATCTCGGCGTGCGTCCCGAGACCGACGCGGAGGGGTGTCTGCAGGACACCCACTGGTCGGCGAGCTTCGCCGCGTTCCAGGGGTATACCGTCGGCAGCGTCCTGGCTGCACAGTTAGACGCGACGATCCGGGACGATCTGGATGTCGACGGCCTCGTCCGCGAGGGCGAGTTCGAGCCGATCTGGGAGTGGCTGACCGATCACGTCCACCGATACGGCCAGCGGTACCCGACCGAGGAGTTGATCGAAGTCGCGACCGGCGAGCCGCTTACCGCCGACTACTTCCTCGAGTACGTCGAGGAGAAGTACGGCGAGTTGTACGATCTCTAG